A segment of the Mesorhizobium sp. CAU 1732 genome:
GCGTTCATCATCAGGTAGGCGGCGTCGTCGGCCGAACCCTGCTTGACCGTGCGATCCACGCCGTCATCGCCGCTCGCGGCAGCCGTCTCGCCGCCGAAGCCGCCGAGGATGACGGAGATGAACGAGCGGTTCATGCCCTTGCACATGATGTAGCTGAGGATCGCGCCGGACGAGCCGACCAGCGCGCCGGTGATGATCAGCGCCAGATTGCCGAGCGTGAAGCCCAGCGCCGCAGCCGCCCAGCCCGAATAGGAGTTGAGCATCGAGACGACGACCGGCATGTCCGCGCCGCCGATCGGGATGATCAGGAGGACGCCGAGCAGCAGCGACAGGACAACGATCATCCAGAAGATCGTGGTCGACTGCGTGGTGACCATCAGGACGACGAGAACCACCAGCGCGATCGCGATGCCGGCATTCAGCACATGGCGGAACGGCAGCATGATCGGCTTGCCCGACATGCGCCCGTCGAGCTTGAGGAAGGCGATGATCGAGCCGGTGAAGGTCACCGCGCCGATCGCCACGCCGAGGCTCATCTCGATGATCGCCTGGGTGTGGATGGCGCCGACCATGCCGATGCCGAAGCTTTCAGGCGCGTAGACGGCAGCGGCCGCCACCAGAACGGCGGCAAGGCCGACGAGGCTGTGGAAGGCGGCGACGAGCTGCGGCATCGACGTCATGGCGATGCGGCGCGCGGTGATCGCGCCGATGCCGCCACCGATCAGCAGGCCGAGCAGGATCAGTCCGAAGCCGCTCGGCGACGGAACCGCCAGCGCCAGCGTCGTCACGACGGCGATCGTCATGCCGATCATACCGTAGACATTGCCCTGGCGGCTGGTCGTGGGATGCGACAGGCCGCGCAGCGCCATGATGAACAGCACGCCGGAGACGAGGTAGAGGAAGGAGGCGACGTTCTCGCTCATGGTCAGCGCCTCACTTCTCTTTTTTCTTGTACATCGCCAGCATGCGCTGGGTGACGAGGAAGCCGCCGAAGATGTTCACCGAGGCGAGGATGACCGCGACGAAGCCGAAGCCCATTGCAGCCGCCGAGGCCGAGATGCCGACGGCGAGCAGCGCGCCGACGATGATGACCGACGAGATCGCGTTGGTGACCGCCATCAAAGGCGTGTGCAGCGCCGGCGTCACCGACCAGACGACGTAATAGCCGACGAAGATCGCCAGCACGAAGATCGCGAAGCGGA
Coding sequences within it:
- a CDS encoding NAD(P) transhydrogenase subunit alpha, with the translated sequence MEESTALDRAIAQLEQAAAAVRLAFQDQKAEQAADALAAGAHAATGIDPFVFRFAIFVLAIFVGYYVVWSVTPALHTPLMAVTNAISSVIIVGALLAVGISASAAAMGFGFVAVILASVNIFGGFLVTQRMLAMYKKKEK
- a CDS encoding NAD(P)(+) transhydrogenase (Re/Si-specific) subunit beta — translated: MSENVASFLYLVSGVLFIMALRGLSHPTTSRQGNVYGMIGMTIAVVTTLALAVPSPSGFGLILLGLLIGGGIGAITARRIAMTSMPQLVAAFHSLVGLAAVLVAAAAVYAPESFGIGMVGAIHTQAIIEMSLGVAIGAVTFTGSIIAFLKLDGRMSGKPIMLPFRHVLNAGIAIALVVLVVLMVTTQSTTIFWMIVVLSLLLGVLLIIPIGGADMPVVVSMLNSYSGWAAAALGFTLGNLALIITGALVGSSGAILSYIMCKGMNRSFISVILGGFGGETAAASGDDGVDRTVKQGSADDAAYLMMNAQKVIIVPGYGMAVAQAQHALREMADKLKAAGVEVKYAIHPVAGRMPGHMNVLLAEANVPYDEVFELEDINSEFAQADVAYVIGANDVTNPSARDDKSSPIYGMPILDVDKARTCLFVKRSLGSGYAGIDNTLFYKDGTMMLLGDAKKMTEEIVKAMDH